Proteins encoded together in one Bacteroides zoogleoformans window:
- the def gene encoding peptide deformylase, translating into MILPIYVYGQPVLRKVAEDITPDYPDLKELIENMFETMDNAEGVGLAAPQIGLPIRVVTVDLDVLSDDFPEYKGFRKAYINAHILEVSGEEVSMDEGCLSLPGVHESVKRGNRIRVKYLDENLVEHDEVVEGYLARVMQHEFDHLDGKMFIDHLAPLRRQMIKGKLNAMLKGKAHCTYKVKTVKK; encoded by the coding sequence ATGATTTTACCTATTTATGTGTATGGTCAACCCGTTCTAAGAAAGGTGGCTGAAGATATAACTCCGGACTATCCCGATTTGAAGGAGTTGATAGAGAATATGTTTGAGACGATGGATAATGCTGAAGGCGTGGGGCTTGCAGCACCGCAAATAGGTCTTCCTATTCGAGTGGTGACCGTTGACTTGGACGTTTTGTCGGATGATTTCCCTGAATACAAGGGATTTCGCAAAGCATATATCAATGCCCATATCTTAGAGGTTTCGGGAGAAGAAGTCTCTATGGATGAGGGCTGCTTGAGTCTTCCGGGAGTTCATGAATCAGTGAAGCGTGGAAATCGGATACGTGTGAAGTATCTGGATGAGAATTTGGTAGAGCACGATGAGGTGGTAGAAGGATATTTGGCTCGTGTGATGCAACATGAATTCGACCATTTGGATGGAAAAATGTTTATTGATCATTTGGCTCCACTCCGCAGGCAGATGATTAAAGGAAAACTTAATGCCATGTTGAAGGGTAAGGCACATTGTACCTATAAGGTGAAAACCGTAAAGAAATAG
- a CDS encoding YjbH domain-containing protein, translated as MMKFKLFFFILFCSLVSSASAQLTYGATGLLHAPSAEMQRDRTFMFGGNFLNKELTPPTWYYHTYNYFLNVTILPFLEVAYTCTLFKAEALGLAPYGYTGFTNQDRYFSLRLRALKEGQFWEYMPSVVLGTSDPFTSSGGGEIASPQGNGYYSRFYIAASKHIPIAGKEEVGVHLSYLYNERKEYKLNGLAFGVTYSPAFHPQLRLVAEYDSKDFALGVSYLLFNHLHVQVEMQKMQYFSGGLAYKIHLK; from the coding sequence ATGATGAAGTTTAAGCTGTTCTTTTTTATTCTCTTTTGTTCTTTGGTAAGTTCTGCCTCTGCACAATTAACGTATGGGGCGACCGGACTCTTGCATGCTCCTTCTGCTGAGATGCAGCGAGACAGGACTTTTATGTTCGGTGGAAACTTCTTGAACAAAGAATTGACTCCTCCCACCTGGTATTACCATACCTATAATTATTTCTTGAATGTAACCATATTGCCTTTTCTGGAAGTGGCTTATACTTGTACGCTCTTCAAGGCAGAGGCTTTAGGACTTGCACCCTATGGGTACACAGGATTTACCAATCAAGATCGTTATTTCTCCCTCCGGTTGCGGGCATTGAAGGAGGGGCAGTTCTGGGAGTATATGCCATCGGTTGTGCTGGGCACGTCGGATCCTTTCACTTCTTCCGGAGGAGGAGAAATCGCTTCACCTCAAGGAAATGGCTACTACAGCCGATTCTATATTGCTGCCTCCAAACACATTCCTATTGCGGGTAAAGAAGAAGTTGGCGTTCACCTTTCCTATCTTTATAATGAACGTAAAGAGTATAAATTGAATGGATTGGCATTCGGAGTCACTTATAGTCCCGCTTTTCATCCTCAGTTGCGATTAGTGGCAGAATATGATTCCAAAGATTTTGCTTTGGGGGTATCCTATCTGTTATTTAACCATTTGCATGTACAAGTGGAGATGCAGAAGATGCAATATTTTAGCGGTGGATTAGCTTATAAGATTCATTTGAAATAA
- the ruvX gene encoding Holliday junction resolvase RuvX: MSRIIAIDYGRKRTGIAVSDTLQMIANGLTTVPTHQLLSFLLDYVAKESVERILVGLPKQMNNEVSENMKHIEPFVRSLKKKLPDMPIEYVDERFTSVLAHRTMLEGGLKRKDRQNKALVDEISATIILQTYLENRRFSLS, translated from the coding sequence ATGAGTAGAATAATAGCGATAGATTACGGTCGGAAGCGTACAGGTATCGCCGTGAGTGATACACTACAGATGATTGCCAACGGTTTGACAACGGTGCCTACGCATCAGTTACTCTCTTTTTTGCTGGACTATGTTGCCAAAGAATCGGTGGAACGTATTTTGGTGGGGCTTCCCAAACAAATGAACAATGAGGTTTCGGAGAACATGAAACATATTGAACCTTTTGTTCGTTCATTGAAGAAGAAGCTGCCGGATATGCCTATAGAATATGTAGACGAACGTTTTACGTCTGTTTTGGCACATCGAACGATGCTCGAAGGAGGATTGAAAAGAAAAGATCGCCAAAATAAGGCGCTGGTAGATGAAATCAGTGCAACTATTATCTTGCAGACTTACTTGGAGAACAGGCGCTTCTCTCTGTCATGA
- a CDS encoding tetratricopeptide repeat protein — protein sequence MIKKILSVILLLPALLYAQINTERVMTIARNALYFEDYVLSIQYFNQVINAKPYLYEPYFFRGLAKINLDDYQGAEADCDAAIHRNPFVVGAYQIRGLARIRQNKFDEAIEDYKTAIKYDPENVILWHNLSLCHIQKKEYETAKEDLDKLLTIAPKYTRAYLMRGEASLKQNDTIQALRDFDKAIEIDRYDPDGWGARAIVRIQQSDYKGAEADLDQAIRLSAKNAGNYINRALTRFHQNNLRGAMNDYDLALDIDPNNFLGHYNRGLLRARVGDDNRAIGDFDFVLKIEPDNMMATFNRGVLRAQVGDYRGAISDYSKVINEYPNFAAGYYQRAEARKKIGDRKGAEQDEFMIMKMQIDRRNRASSDAVSDNADKDMADNASEKSDESKRETRKKSDKNMENYRKIVIADDSEGEQRYKSDYRGRVQDRNVTIKLEPMYALTYYEKQSDVKRIVHYHKYIEELNHEKLFPKSLRITNMEAPLTEDQVNYHFALIDTHTSDVVADDKNAQKRFMRGLDFYLVQDFTSSIDDFTKSLLLDETFFPAYFMRALVRCKQLEYRRAEAEMSEGATSGASDVKKTEVTTIDYEIVKNDLDNVIRLVPDFVYAYYNRGNVSSLLKDYRAALVDYDKAIELNPDFAEAYFNRGLTHIFLGNNRQGISDLSKAGELGIVSAYNIIKRFTDVRE from the coding sequence ATGATAAAGAAAATACTGTCGGTTATTTTGCTGTTACCCGCATTGTTGTATGCGCAGATCAATACGGAAAGGGTAATGACTATCGCTCGGAATGCTTTGTATTTTGAGGATTACGTACTTTCCATCCAATACTTCAATCAAGTAATCAACGCCAAACCTTACCTATATGAACCTTACTTTTTTCGCGGGTTGGCTAAAATAAATCTGGATGATTATCAGGGTGCGGAAGCGGATTGCGATGCTGCCATTCACAGAAACCCTTTTGTGGTAGGCGCTTATCAAATCAGGGGATTGGCACGTATCAGGCAGAACAAGTTCGACGAGGCAATAGAAGACTATAAGACGGCTATTAAGTATGATCCGGAAAATGTGATACTTTGGCATAATCTTTCTCTTTGCCATATTCAGAAGAAAGAGTATGAGACCGCTAAAGAAGATTTGGACAAGCTTTTGACAATAGCTCCGAAATATACCCGAGCGTATTTGATGAGAGGGGAGGCGTCGTTAAAGCAGAATGATACGATACAGGCTTTGCGTGATTTTGATAAGGCTATTGAGATAGACCGTTATGATCCGGATGGATGGGGAGCAAGAGCCATTGTACGTATTCAACAGAGTGACTACAAGGGCGCAGAAGCCGATTTGGATCAGGCGATACGTTTGAGCGCGAAGAATGCCGGTAATTATATCAACCGTGCATTGACTCGTTTTCATCAGAACAATTTGCGGGGAGCCATGAATGACTATGATTTAGCATTGGATATTGACCCGAATAATTTTCTTGGTCACTATAACCGTGGTTTGCTGCGTGCCAGAGTAGGCGATGACAATCGGGCAATAGGAGATTTTGACTTTGTCTTGAAAATTGAGCCGGATAATATGATGGCAACTTTTAATCGGGGAGTGCTGCGCGCTCAGGTAGGTGATTATCGAGGAGCTATCAGCGACTATTCAAAAGTGATAAATGAATATCCCAACTTTGCGGCCGGCTATTACCAGCGGGCAGAAGCCCGTAAAAAAATCGGTGACCGGAAAGGTGCGGAGCAAGATGAGTTCATGATTATGAAGATGCAGATAGATAGGCGTAACAGAGCTTCCTCTGATGCTGTTTCGGACAATGCGGATAAGGATATGGCAGATAACGCCTCTGAAAAATCTGATGAAAGTAAGAGGGAAACTCGCAAAAAGTCGGATAAGAATATGGAGAATTATCGCAAAATAGTGATTGCGGATGATTCGGAGGGAGAACAACGCTATAAGAGTGATTATCGTGGTCGTGTACAAGATAGAAACGTGACAATCAAGCTTGAACCTATGTATGCTCTGACTTATTATGAGAAGCAGAGTGATGTTAAACGCATCGTGCATTATCATAAATACATCGAGGAGTTGAATCATGAAAAGCTCTTTCCGAAATCTTTACGTATCACTAATATGGAGGCTCCGTTGACAGAAGACCAGGTGAATTATCATTTTGCTTTGATCGACACGCACACTTCCGATGTGGTGGCTGATGATAAGAATGCCCAAAAACGCTTTATGCGTGGGTTGGATTTCTATCTGGTTCAAGATTTCACCAGTTCCATTGATGACTTCACGAAAAGCCTATTGCTCGATGAAACGTTTTTCCCTGCTTACTTTATGCGTGCTTTGGTGCGTTGCAAGCAGTTGGAATATAGAAGAGCAGAAGCGGAGATGAGCGAGGGGGCTACTTCGGGTGCGTCTGATGTGAAAAAGACGGAAGTAACGACTATAGATTATGAAATAGTGAAAAACGATTTGGACAATGTTATTCGTTTGGTTCCCGATTTTGTTTATGCCTATTATAACAGAGGTAATGTTTCCTCTTTATTGAAAGACTATCGTGCAGCTTTGGTAGATTATGATAAAGCGATTGAACTGAATCCGGATTTTGCCGAAGCGTATTTTAACCGTGGGCTGACACATATCTTCTTAGGCAATAACAGACAAGGCATTTCCGATTTGAGTAAAGCGGGAGAATTGGGTATTGTTTCGGCTTATAATATCATAAAAAGATTTACGGATGTGAGAGAATAA
- a CDS encoding OmpA family protein, producing the protein MKSKLIIASLLLAGACATVSAQEKTKYYTEKASDNIFLGVGVGGMSVINDGFNNPTMNFNISLGKYITPVWGVRGQVGGFWQTLDKQDNGYQRDKKKFGEVNLDAMVNLINLFGGYKPNRAFDLYVFGGPTMNLGKAVDTQISIQQGTGKQTYAYNEDGLKARFGATVGLGLAYSINEKWAINLEGRLGVTPSVFGDASDCRKAEATARVNLGFAYTFGGKKFVPTSNINEDAINAEVNRYRRELAEAQADLANCKNALANMKPGVKEVVKEVEVAGPRAVFFRIGSAKIDDYGKVNIELAAKTLKANPDKKYKVAGYCDKATGSAPFNQKLSEKRAQAVYDALIAQGVDKDQLELVGFGGTENMFGKNFLNRVVILE; encoded by the coding sequence ATGAAAAGTAAATTAATAATAGCCTCTTTATTGTTAGCAGGCGCTTGTGCTACGGTGAGTGCACAAGAAAAAACAAAATATTATACCGAGAAGGCTTCGGATAATATTTTCTTAGGAGTTGGTGTTGGAGGAATGAGCGTTATCAATGACGGCTTTAATAATCCGACGATGAACTTTAACATTTCGCTTGGTAAGTATATTACTCCGGTTTGGGGTGTACGCGGACAAGTGGGTGGCTTTTGGCAAACTCTTGACAAGCAGGATAATGGTTATCAGAGAGATAAGAAAAAGTTTGGCGAAGTGAACTTGGATGCTATGGTTAACCTGATTAACCTTTTCGGTGGCTATAAACCGAATCGCGCATTCGATCTTTATGTATTCGGCGGTCCTACTATGAATTTGGGTAAGGCAGTTGATACACAAATTTCTATTCAACAAGGTACGGGCAAACAAACCTATGCATATAACGAAGACGGATTGAAAGCTCGTTTTGGTGCAACTGTAGGGTTGGGTTTGGCATATAGTATCAATGAAAAATGGGCTATCAACCTTGAAGGTCGTCTGGGGGTAACTCCTTCTGTCTTCGGCGATGCAAGCGACTGCCGCAAGGCTGAAGCAACTGCTCGTGTGAACTTGGGCTTTGCTTATACTTTCGGTGGCAAGAAGTTTGTTCCGACTTCCAATATCAACGAGGATGCTATCAATGCCGAAGTCAACAGATATAGAAGAGAGTTGGCAGAAGCTCAGGCCGACTTGGCTAACTGCAAGAATGCTTTGGCTAACATGAAACCTGGAGTTAAAGAGGTTGTGAAGGAAGTTGAGGTGGCAGGTCCGCGTGCAGTCTTCTTCAGAATCGGTAGTGCTAAGATTGATGACTATGGTAAGGTTAACATTGAGTTGGCTGCTAAGACACTGAAAGCTAATCCTGACAAGAAGTATAAAGTTGCCGGTTACTGTGATAAGGCTACCGGTAGCGCACCTTTCAACCAGAAGTTGTCTGAAAAACGTGCTCAGGCTGTTTATGACGCTTTGATTGCTCAGGGTGTTGATAAAGATCAGCTCGAACTCGTAGGCTTCGGTGGTACTGAAAATATGTTCGGTAAGAACTTCTTGAACCGTGTAGTTATATTGGAATAA
- a CDS encoding endonuclease MutS2 — protein MIYPQNFEQKIGFDQIRQILKEKCLSTLGEEQVEDMVFSYHFAIVEERLDQVVEFVHILREEENFPAQYFFDVRFSLKRIRIEGMFLDEQELFDLRRSLETICDIVHFLQKSEDKKEDASPYPCLRRLAGDVMVFPLFINRINAILSPYGKIKDNASTGLARIRHELASTIGNISRSLNSILRSAQAEGVVDKDVTPTMRDGRLVIPVAPALKRKIRGIVHDESASGKTVFIEPAEVVEANNRIRELEAEERKEIIRILLDFSNQLRPVIPEVLLSYDFLAEIDFIRAKALFAEQISALKPVLKNKRLLDWRMAVHPLLQLSLAKHGKKVVPLDIELNEKQRILVISGPNAGGKSVCLKTVGLLQYMLQCGLLVPMHERSEAGIFSDIFIDIGDEQSIEDDLSTYSSHLTNMKIMIKHCNERSLILIDEFGGGTEPQIGGAIAEAVLKRFNQRQTFGIITTHYQNLKHFAEDHEGVVNGAMLYDRHLMQALFQLQIGNPGSSFAVEIARKTGLPEEVIADASEIVGSEYINADKYLQDIVRDKRYWEDKRQTIRQREKQMEETISRYQAEIEELQKSRKEILRKAKEEVEQLMQEANARIENTIRSIKEAQAEKSKTRQIRQELNDFRESIQALANKEQEEIIARKMEKLKEKQIRKKEKKTDKELTTSLSTQTIAEQQAKKDAEPQSSIVPGCNVKIKGQTVVGQVMKVNEKNAVVAFGDLKTIVKLDRLERSNAQLKQADLATKTTYISGQTQDSMYEKKLNFKQDIDVRGMRGDEAMQAVIYFIDDAILVGMSRVRILHGTGTGILRTLIRQYLETVPGVSRFADEHIQFGGAGITVVDL, from the coding sequence ATGATATATCCGCAGAACTTTGAACAGAAAATAGGTTTCGATCAAATACGCCAAATACTGAAAGAAAAATGTCTCAGTACACTTGGTGAAGAACAAGTGGAAGATATGGTGTTCTCTTACCACTTTGCTATCGTAGAAGAGCGACTGGATCAGGTCGTTGAGTTTGTACATATACTTAGAGAAGAAGAAAATTTTCCTGCACAATATTTTTTTGATGTACGCTTTTCGTTGAAACGCATACGGATAGAAGGAATGTTTTTGGATGAACAGGAACTTTTTGACTTGCGTCGCTCTTTGGAGACTATATGCGACATTGTGCATTTTTTGCAAAAGAGTGAAGATAAGAAAGAAGATGCTTCCCCCTACCCTTGTTTGCGACGATTGGCCGGAGATGTTATGGTATTTCCACTGTTTATTAACAGAATAAACGCTATTCTTTCGCCATACGGCAAAATCAAAGATAATGCTTCTACCGGGCTGGCACGTATTCGTCACGAATTGGCAAGTACTATTGGAAATATATCACGATCATTGAATAGTATTTTGCGTAGTGCCCAAGCCGAAGGGGTTGTGGATAAAGATGTCACCCCTACTATGCGTGACGGACGCCTGGTCATTCCTGTTGCGCCGGCGTTGAAACGAAAGATACGTGGTATTGTGCACGATGAATCGGCCAGTGGGAAAACAGTATTTATTGAACCCGCCGAGGTGGTAGAAGCTAATAACCGTATTCGGGAGCTTGAGGCAGAAGAACGTAAGGAGATTATCCGTATCCTGCTTGATTTCTCCAATCAATTGCGCCCTGTCATTCCGGAAGTATTATTGTCTTACGACTTTTTAGCAGAAATAGACTTTATACGGGCCAAAGCTTTATTTGCCGAACAAATATCTGCATTGAAACCAGTCTTAAAGAATAAGAGATTGTTGGATTGGAGGATGGCTGTACATCCACTTCTTCAGCTTTCTTTAGCCAAACATGGCAAAAAAGTAGTACCCCTTGACATCGAACTGAATGAAAAGCAACGTATTTTGGTCATCTCAGGTCCCAATGCCGGTGGTAAGTCGGTTTGTCTGAAGACTGTAGGATTGTTACAGTATATGTTGCAATGTGGCTTGCTTGTCCCGATGCACGAACGCAGTGAGGCGGGAATATTCAGTGATATCTTTATTGATATAGGTGATGAACAATCCATTGAAGACGACTTAAGTACATATTCATCTCATCTTACAAATATGAAAATCATGATAAAGCATTGTAACGAACGCAGTCTTATCTTAATTGATGAATTTGGTGGCGGAACGGAACCACAAATTGGTGGTGCCATTGCCGAAGCTGTATTGAAACGCTTCAATCAGCGGCAAACATTTGGAATTATCACTACACACTACCAGAATTTGAAGCACTTTGCCGAAGATCACGAAGGTGTGGTGAATGGTGCCATGCTTTACGACCGCCATTTGATGCAAGCCTTATTTCAATTACAGATAGGTAATCCCGGCAGTTCATTTGCCGTAGAAATAGCTCGAAAAACAGGCTTGCCCGAGGAAGTGATAGCCGATGCTTCGGAGATTGTGGGTAGCGAATATATCAATGCCGATAAATATTTGCAGGATATCGTTCGCGATAAACGCTATTGGGAAGATAAACGGCAAACAATTCGTCAACGTGAAAAGCAGATGGAAGAAACCATCAGTCGTTATCAGGCCGAAATTGAAGAGTTACAAAAATCCCGTAAGGAAATTCTACGTAAAGCTAAAGAAGAAGTGGAGCAGCTGATGCAGGAAGCGAATGCACGCATCGAAAACACCATACGGTCCATCAAAGAGGCGCAGGCAGAAAAGAGTAAAACACGCCAGATCCGACAGGAACTGAATGATTTTCGTGAATCGATACAGGCACTTGCCAATAAAGAGCAAGAGGAAATAATAGCGCGGAAGATGGAGAAGTTGAAAGAAAAACAGATCCGGAAAAAGGAGAAAAAAACAGATAAGGAGCTAACGACCTCTCTATCCACCCAAACCATAGCTGAACAACAAGCAAAGAAAGATGCCGAACCACAGTCTTCCATTGTGCCCGGTTGCAATGTTAAAATTAAAGGACAAACCGTAGTGGGTCAGGTAATGAAGGTAAATGAAAAGAATGCTGTTGTTGCATTTGGAGACCTCAAAACCATTGTTAAATTAGACAGACTGGAGCGTAGTAATGCGCAACTCAAACAGGCAGACCTGGCAACCAAGACAACTTACATCAGTGGGCAAACGCAAGACAGTATGTATGAAAAGAAGTTGAACTTTAAACAAGATATTGATGTTCGAGGCATGCGTGGCGATGAAGCTATGCAAGCTGTCATTTATTTTATCGATGATGCTATTCTTGTCGGAATGTCACGCGTACGCATTCTTCATGGAACGGGCACAGGCATTTTGCGTACGCTTATTCGTCAATATTTGGAAACAGTTCCCGGAGTATCCCGATTTGCCGATGAACATATACAGTTTGGCGGAGCAGGCATAACCGTTGTTGACCTCTAA